One genomic region from Rosa rugosa chromosome 1, drRosRugo1.1, whole genome shotgun sequence encodes:
- the LOC133717831 gene encoding soluble inorganic pyrophosphatase-like, translating to MANSGGEGSGKNSGSSYQNVALNERILSSMSRRSVAAHPWHDLEIGPGAPAVFNCVVEISKGSKVKYELDKTSGLIKVDRVLYSSVVYPHNYGFIPRTICEDSDPMDVLVLMQEPVLPGSFVRARALGLMPMIDQGEKDDKIIAVCADDPEFRHYNDIKDLAPHRLAEIRRFFEDYKKNENKEVEVEDFLPAEAAIDAIKYSMDLYASYIVESLRQ from the exons ATGGCCAACAGTGGTGGAGAAGGGAGTGGAAAGAATTCAGGATCCTCATATCAAAATGTTGCCCTGAATGAAAGGATCCTCTCATCTATGTCGCGGAGATCTGTTGCTGCTCACCCCTGGCATGACTTGGAGATCG GACCTGGTGCACCAGCAGTTTTCAACTGT GTTGTTGAAATTAGCAAAGGCAGCAAGGTCAAGTATGAGCTCGACAAAACAAGTGGCCTCATAAAA GTTGATCGTGTTCTTTACTCATCGGTTGTTTATCCACACAACTATGGTTTCATCCCGCGAACAATTTGTGAGGATAGTGATCCTATGGATGTCCTGGTACTGATGCAG GAGCCCGTGTTACCTGGTTCTTTTGTACGTGCTCGTGCTCTTGGATTGATGCCCATGATTGATCAA GGTGAAAAGGATGACAAAATTATTGCAGTATGTGCTGATGACCCTGAGTTCCGTCATTACAATGACATCAAGGACCTTGCTCCACATCGCCTTGCAGAAATCCGTCGATTCTTTGAGGATT ACAAAAAGAATGAGAACAAGGAAGTTGAAGTTGAAGACTTTCTACCCGCTGAGGCTGCCATTGATGCCATCAAATACTCCAT GGACCTGTATGCATCTTACATTGTGGAAAGCTTGAGGCAGTAA